The stretch of DNA CCCTGGATTCAGTGGTCCTACTTGCGAAACAGTAGATGACCCTTGTTCTGCCGTTCAATGTCCGTCCAACGCTACTTGTTTGATAGACAGTGTCACAGGAGAGGCTTACTGTGAGTGTGACTTAGGCTATGAAGGGGATAATTGTGATGTTGAAATCAGAAGTAAATTCTTAGGTACTTACACAGGGAAAGTAACTTATACAGATGGAGATATTTTCACCGATTTTGCGCAAAGCGTCACCGTCACCGCAGACCCAAGCAATATTGAGCAGTTTTTCATCAACAATTTTGAAGACTACTCTATTCCTTCAGCCGAGCGTTTTTCTTTCTTGTCAAAAGTTAGACCGATTGACCAAAAAGCAAATACCTTTGAGATATTAAACAGCTACACCAAAGATTATATATTGGATGGCGTTCAATACAGAGTAAGATATAGTGGCACAGGTTTAGGAACAAGAAACGAGGCCAATGGACATATGGTCATTGAATACAAAGTAGAGGACATTAATCCATCTACAAATGTAGTGATTTCGTCTCTTACCAATATCTTGACTTTGACACCTCAATAAACAGTCGAAAGACTTTAGATAAAAAACAGTCGAAAGACTTTAGATAAAAGACAAAAGAAAGTGGATGTGTTTTCAATAACGCATCCACTTTTTTGTGGGTGTTAATGTTCAAAAAGTCAGTAAATAATAGCATATATTTTGTTAAAATGGTAAATTTGCTCATTGCTAACCAATTACTCTTTGAAATATGGCAACGACATCAAAACAATTTCAAATTTCAGCTATTTTAACATTCCTAATTGGCAGTATGCTGTTCTTCAATGCCTGCAAAAAAGATACAAATCCCTGCGAAGATGCAATATGTATAAACGGCAATTGTGCCGTAAACGCAGCAGGTGAAGCTGTTTGCAATTGCAACGAAGGATTTACTGGGCCAACCTGTGAGGAAATAGTTGATCCATGTTTGGACTTAACGTGTGTCAATGGGAACTGTGTAGTTGATTCTCAGGGCATGGCTTCCTGCAATTGCAACGAAGGATTTACTGGACCAACCTGTGAGGAAATAGTTGATCCATGTTTGGACTTAACGTGTGTCAATGGGAACTGTATAGTTGATTCTCAGGGCGTGGCTTCCTGCAATTGCGATGAAGGATTTACTGGACCAACCTGTGAGGAAATAGTTGATCCATGTTTGGACTTAACGTGTGTCAATGGGAACTGTGTAGTTGATTCTCAAGGCGTGGCTTCCTGCAATTGCGATGAAGGATTTACTGGACCAACCTGTGAGGAAATAGTTGATCCATGTTTGGACTTAACGTGTGTCAATGGGAACTGTATAGTTGATTCTCAGGGCGTGGCTTCCTGCAATTGCGATGAAGGATTTACTGGACCAACCTGTGAGGAAATAGTTGATCCATGTTTGACAGTTCAATGTCCTGATAATTCAACTTGTGAGATAGATAATGTAACAGGGAAGCCTATTGTATATGTAATATTGGGTATCAAGGGAATAACTGCGATATTGAAATCCGAAACAAATTCTTGGCGCTTACACAGGTAAAGTAAATTATACCAACGGAGATATTTTCACAGATTTCACTCAGAGTATAACTGTTACCACTGACCCAAGCAATATTGAGCAGTTTTTCATCAACAATTTCGAAGACTATTCTATTCCTTCTGCCGAGCGTTTTTCTTTTTTGGCAAAAGTCAGACCGATTGACCAAAAAGCAAATACCTTTGAGATATTAAACAGCTACACCAAAGATTATATATTGGATGGCGTTCAATACAGAGTAAGATATAGTGGCACAGGTTTAGGAACAAAAAACGAGACCAATGGACATATGGTCATTGAATACAAAGTAGAAGACATCAACCTAAGTACAGGTGCAGTGATTTCGTCTCTTACCAATATCTTGACTTTGACACCTCAATAAACAGTCGAAAGACTTTAGATAAAAGACAAAAGAAAGTGGATGTGTTTTTAATAGCGCATCCACTTTTTTTATTTTTCAGCTTCTTTCATATATGCCAAGTACTTTTTCACCGCTTTCTTTGCCTCGCCAAAGGTCATATATTCCACTCCATTTCGATGTTGGTAATAACTAATTTCATAGATTACTTTCCATTGCTTATACAAATCTTTATAAGCTTGCACCACCGAATAATTGGGATCATAAATATGAGCAGGTTCAGCCGCAACACCATTGATCTCAAGAATTTTAAAATTTTTACCTTTCTTCAAATCAATCATATTTTGGCACTTCAAATCGTAGCGACAAAAACTTATACCCTTCAATTGTAAACTAATCTGATCGAACACCTTTCGCAACTCATCGTCTATCAAATTATTGCCGTTTAAAAACATTGCACCTTTGCAGTGATTTCCAATTGCGCTCAACTCTACCTTTTCTCCTTTCAAAGGAATGGAATTAAGCAGCCCCTTTTCAGCTAAACTAGGTGACAATCTCTCAATTTGCAGTTTTGCACGAGGTTTTTTTTTCATCAACTCCAATACCGTACTTTGCCCATCTCCTTCAATCGTTAAAAACTCCTTGAGACAAATAGAACTCACCACACCTTGCGATTGATGTGGGTAACGATAGTGTAAAATAGCAGCTTCAATAGGATAGTCCACAAACTCTTGAATCAAAAAATCCAATTGATTCTTGTGGTGGTACTGCTGCAAGTCTTCATTGGAAACCAATTTTTCAACCAACAAACCACGCTCCCCCACATCGGGTTTGGCAATCAACGGAAACTCCAACTGTGCAGTGGTCAACCATTGCAGCACATCGGCGAAAGGCGTTTTTTGAGGAACAAAAACAGTAATAGGTCTATATTTCTCAGGAATTTGACGAATGATTTTGATTTTAGATTCCCCCAAAACACCGCCTGTTTCTATGGCAGGATTAGCGGCACTGAAAAAAAACAGTGATCTTGCCTTAATAGAAAAAAACAGCCAAAAAAAGACTACTGGAATATTAGTGAGATAAGCGGGATAATACTCCCAACTCGACCAACGAATGTAGAATAGAGAATTTTTGAAGCGTTGCCACATCGGTTTTTTCATTTTAACTGCGAATATTACGCTTTTTTTGAACTTTCTTTGCCTAAACATTGTAGTATTACCAGCAAGAAATTATCTTTGTGGTAGTTCTTACAACTGTTAGGAAATTGAGTTTATCCTAAACTCGTGCTTCACAGTTGGGCCCATAGCTCAGTTGGTTAGTAGCATCTGACTCATAATCAGAGGGTCCTAGGTTCGAGCCCTAGTGGGCCCACTCCTTTGATGAGTATATCCCCAAACTATTTTTCAAAAACAGTTTGGGGATTTTTTTTTTAGTAGCCCAAATCGCCCTACTCCCAACTTACCTCCATAAGTATATCATACACATCTACTTCAAAGTTTAGCCTGTTTGGTTTTTCCACTTCAAAATCATGAGGGCAGAAGGTAGTATATTTTATGGAACGACGGTAAAGGTTTTGTTTGTTCAGACAAAGCAATAAATACGCATCCTCATTCTTCACGCTTTTAGGCAGTCGTTCCGTCCAAGAATAAGCCCCTTGTTGCTGGTGATGTCCAAGATAACCTGTTCGACTGTTATAGATTTTACTGCCATCTCTAATACGAGAAATTTCAATGTAAATGTCTTTTGTGCCAACATCTGAATCATTACAAGTCGTTTGTATGTGTGTGATAATCATAACTGTAGTAGTATAGTTGCTATTCTAAATTTTTCTAACCGTAAGGTACGATTGCTAAAAATTGAAAGGAAGGATGTAATATTAAAGAAAAAAACGTACATCTCGAAATTTCTAAAGACACATATTAGGTACTTTTATTCACCCCATAATTTACCTAAATTTGTAGAGTAATAAATGCAACCCTATTTTCATTTTTTTAATCCAAAACCTTGATATCATATGAAAATCTTATCCCTTCTAATCACTTGTCTTAGTATATGGATACTCAACGCATCCGAGAGCTGCAATGCCAAACGAGAAGCAGAAGCTTCTAATAAAGTCAAGACTGAAGAAACAATAGATACAGCCAAAGACTGCATTGACAAATCAAAAATAGATAAAAATGGTTTGTGTACAATGGACTATACACCTGTTTGTGGCTGTGACCAAAAGACTTATTCCAATGCATGTGTAGCAGACAAAAACGGCGTAACTTCTTGGACATCGGGCGAATGTGGCAGTCTCAAAACAAGCGACTGTATTGACGAATCTAATATCGAAAAAAACGCCCCTTGTACCAAAGAATACCGCCCTGTTTGTGGATGCGACAACAAAACCTACTCTAATACTTGTATGGCTGAAAAATCGGGTCTATTGTCATGGATAGAAGGGGAATGTGGACAAAAAAAGGAGGATGAAGCCAATACCAAAGAATGTATTGACGAGTCGAAGATTGACAAGACCCGCCCTTGCACCAAAGAGTACCGCCCTGTTTGTGGCTGTGACGGTAAAACCTATCCTAATAAGTGCATAGCAGATAAAGCAGGTCTAATAAGATGGATAAATGGCCCTTGTAGTAAGTAATTGTGGGATAGCATTATGGTAAGCAAATAACCATATCACACATACAATTCTGCAATCTTACTTCACCTTGATATTTCGGGTATTTCTTTTTTCTTTGATCATCTCTTTGCCACGATTAAAAGCAACATAAATACCATAGGCTACAATACAAAGTAAGCCGAGGTAAAAGAGAGGAGTTAAAATTTTAAGAAAAATGACCATCACTACAATGATAACGCCGATATACAACAGTTTTTTAGATTCCATTTTTGTTTGTTGAAGGTTGTTAAGTTTATCCAAAGTATTTTGCAGCATTTCTTCCAATACTTCTACCTAAATAAATAACTATTCTCGAAATAAAGTTCCCATTTTTACTAAAAAAGCCTATCTTTTGAATTTATCTCTTTTTTGAACCTATGGAAGGACATGAAAACAAGTAAAATACAGCTTCAACTTGCTATAGAATACAAAGAAAAGTCTTCAAAGTTACAGTACCAAGCTGACTATCTATCGAGTCTAAAATTTTTGGATGAAGCAGCAGCAATTTTTCTTCAATACGAACAATGGGAAAGCTACATATCCACATTGGTTGATAGAGCTGGAGTCCATTTAAAGCTAATAAATACCCAAGATGCTTGGGAGGATTTAGAGGCGGCTTTGGTTATAAGCACTTCCAAGATAAGTCCAAAACATGAAATATTGAGAGATGTGTATAATGGCTATGGGGATCATTATTGTTATTTAGATAACTATCGAGTTGGACTTGATTATTATAACAAAGCTCTGGAAATAAGTGAATTTTGTCAGAAAAGAGATTTTGACCATCTTAGAATTTATGCAAATATTGGTACTTGTTGGGGATATGCAGGGCAATATCGAAAACAATTGGAAAACCTATACAATGCCCTTGATTTTATAGAAAACTTCCTTTCCCCTACCGAACAAAAAACACTCAAAGTACAGCAGGCATTTGCTCAACTTTACAACAATATCGCTTGGGTTCATGGTGAATTGGGTGATTTTGAGCAAAATTTAGAGTTTCACAAAAAAGCATTGGCGCTTAGAAAAATCATTCTACCTAAAAACCATCCTGAAATTGCCGCAAGTTATAGCAACATTGGAGGGTGTTATATGCTTATAAATGATTTTGAAAAACAACTTTTGTATTTTCAACAGGCACTTCGAATGTATAAAGAAGTTTTTGGTGACAACCATTACGATGTAGGGCGAATGTACAACAATTTAGGTGGCACC from Chitinophagales bacterium encodes:
- a CDS encoding Kazal-type serine protease inhibitor domain-containing protein — its product is MKILSLLITCLSIWILNASESCNAKREAEASNKVKTEETIDTAKDCIDKSKIDKNGLCTMDYTPVCGCDQKTYSNACVADKNGVTSWTSGECGSLKTSDCIDESNIEKNAPCTKEYRPVCGCDNKTYSNTCMAEKSGLLSWIEGECGQKKEDEANTKECIDESKIDKTRPCTKEYRPVCGCDGKTYPNKCIADKAGLIRWINGPCSK